The proteins below come from a single Panicum hallii strain FIL2 chromosome 7, PHallii_v3.1, whole genome shotgun sequence genomic window:
- the LOC112901057 gene encoding probable acyl-activating enzyme 6 — translation MDRLGANPANSCPLTPLGFLERSATVFGDCPSVVYHDTVFTWSQTHRRCLRLASALVSLGISRGDIVSVLLPNVPAMYEMHFGVPMSGAVLNTINTRLDARTVAVLLRHSGSKLVFVDPASLQLIRDALKLLPPGHPAPRVIPVEDPHEEEFPAAPPGTLTYERLLEKGDPEFAWIRPASEWDPMILNYTSGTTSAPKGVVHCHRGIFLVTIDSLVEWAVPPQPTYLWTLPMFHANGWSLPWGMAAVGGTNVCLRRVDAAEVYATIARRGVNHLCGAPVVLNMLANAPEGVRRPLPGKVRILTAGAPPPAAVLHRTESIGFEVTHGYGLTETAGLVVRCAWKGEWNKLPASERARLKARQGVRTPGMAEVDIIDGETGSSVPRDGSTMGEIVLRGGCIMLGYLNDDKATKAAIRENGWFYTGDVGVMHPDGYMEIRDRSKDVIISGGENISSVEVESVLYNHPAVNEAAVVARPDEFWGETPCAFLSLKEGSAGAVTAASVVAWCRERMPRYMVPKTVVFRDELPKTSTGKIQKYVLRNLAKEMGPARKGPSRM, via the exons ATGGACAGGCTCGGCGCGAACCCGGCCAACTCGTGCCCGCTCACGCCGCTGGGCTTCCTGGAGCGCTCGGCCACCGTGTTCGGCGACTGCCCCTCCGTCGTCTACCACGACACCGTCTTCACCTGGTCCCAGACGCACCGGCGATGCCTCCGCCTCGCCTCCGCGCTCGTCTCCCTCGGCATCTCCCGCGGCGACATC GTGTCCGTGCTGTTGCCCAACGTGCCGGCCATGTACGAGATGCACTTCGGCGTGCCCATGAGCGGCGCCGTGCTCAACACCATCAACACGCGCCTCGACGCGCGCACGGTCGCCGTCCTGCTCCGCCACTCCGGCTCCAAGCTCGTCTTCGTCGACCCGGCGTCGTTGCAGCTCATCCGCGACGCGCTAAAGCTACTCCCGCCTGGGCACCCGGCGCCGCGCGTCATCCCCGTCGAGGACCCCCACGAGGAGGAgttccccgccgccccgcccgggaCCTTGACGTACGAGAGGCTTCTCGAGAAGGGCGACCCGGAGTTCGCGTGGATAAGGCCGGCCAGCGAATGGGACCCGATGATACTGAACTACACCTCCGGCACGACGTCGGCGCCCAAGGGCGTGGTGCACTGCCACCGCGGCATCTTCTTGGTCACCATTGACTCGCTCGTGGAGTGGGCTGTGCCGCCGCAGCCGACGTACCTGTGGACGCTGCCCATGTTCCACGCCAACGGATGGAGCCTCCCGTGGGGGATGGCTGCCGTGGGCGGCACCAACGTGTGCCTCCGCCGCGTCGACGCCGCCGAGGTGTACGCCACCATCGCGCGCCGCGGGGTGAACCACCTCTGCGGCGCGCCCGTCGTGCTCAACATGCTGGCCAACGCCCCCGAGGGGGTGCGGCGGCCGCTCCCAGGGAAAGTGCGCATCCTAaccgccggcgcgccgccgccggccgccgtgctGCACCGCACGGAGTCCATCGGCTTCGAGGTCACCCACGGgtacgggctaaccgagaccGCGGGTCTAGTCGTGCGCTGCGCGTGGAAGGGGGAGTGGAACAAGCTCCCGGCGTCGGAGCGCGCCCGGCTCAAGGCGAGGCAGGGCGTGCGCACGCCGGGCATGGCCGAGGTGGACATCATCGACGGCGAGACCGGGAGCAGCGTTCCCCGCGACGGGTCCACGATGGGCGAGATCGTGCTCCGCGGCGGGTGCATCATGCTGGGCTACCTGAACGACGACAAGGCGACCAAGGCGGCGATCCGGGAGAACGGGTGGTTCTACACGGGGGACGTGGGCGTGATGCATCCGGACGGGTACATGGAGATCCGCGACCGGTCCAAGGACGTGATTATCAGCGGCGGCGAGAACATCAGCAGCGTGGAGGTGGAGTCCGTGCTGTACAACCACCCGGCGGTGAacgaggcggcggtggtggcgcggcCGGACGAGTTCTGGGGCGAGACGCCGTGCGCGTTCCTGAGCCTCAAGGAGGGATCGGCGggcgcggtgaccgcggccaGCGTCGTCGCGTGGTGCCGGGAGCGCATGCCGCGCTACATGGTGCCCAAGACGGTGGTGTTCCGCGACGAGCTGCCCAAGACATCCACCGGGAAGATCCAGAAGTACGTGCTCCGGAACCTTGCCAAGGAGATGGGACCAGCACGCAAGGGCCCCAGCAGGATGTAG
- the LOC112900345 gene encoding endoglucanase 13, with amino-acid sequence MARLVTKTPATLLLVAALLLLAAAANASSYDYAGAFDKCLQFFEAQRSGKLPADHRVKWRGDSALTDGFSQGVDLVGGYYDSGDHVKFGFPMAYAVTMLSWGVLEFEKEMVAANNLQRALDTIRWGTNYFIKAHTEPNGLWVQVGDGDSDHLCWERAEDMSTPRTAFKIDTNHPGSDVAGETAAALAAAAKAFRPYDSMYADLLLLHAKQLFTFADTFRGRYDDSLQSAKKFYPSESGYQDELLWAAAWLYEATGDEEYLRYVSQNAEAFGGTGWSVLEFSWDNKYAGLQVLLSKVLFQGAGAGASAYADTLKQFQAKAEFFLCACLQKNNGHNIKLTPGGLLYVDDWNNMQYVSSSTFLLTVYADYLAVSRGALKCPDGEVKPAEIVRFAKSQVDYVLGKNPKGMSYMVGYGSYFPTHVHHRGASIPSVSAVKSIVGCMDGFDKYYNSKGADPNVLHGAIVGGPDANDGFVDDRCNYQHAEPTIAGNAPICGVFARLASEPAGASDNSPAPAYSPPHDSSPSKGSLLELVHTVSNSWTTNGVEYYRHVVTAKNTCGHPITYLKLHIKELSGPIYGVSAAKEKDAYEFPPWLTRLGAGEQLTIVYIQGGPAAKISVVNYKTA; translated from the exons ATGGCGCGGTTGGTGACCAAGACGCCGGCCACCTTGCTGCTGGTAGCCGCGCTCCtcctcctggcggcggcggcgaacgcGTCGTCGTACGACTACGCCGGCGCGTTCGACAAGTGCCTGCAGTTCTTCGAGGCGCAGCGGTCGGGGAAGCTCCCCGCCGACCACCGCGTCAAGTGGCGCGGCGACTCCGCCCTCACCGACGGCTTCTCCCAGGGG GTGGACTTGGTGGGCGGGTACTACGACTCGGGCGACCACGTCAAGTTCGGGTTCCCCATGGCGTACGCGGTGACCATGCTCTCCTGGGGCGTGCTCGAGTTCGAGAAGGAGATGGTCGCCGCCAACAACCTCCAGCGCGCGCTCGACACCATCCGCTGGGGCACCAACTACTTCATCAAGGCCCACACCGAGCCCAACGGCCTATGGGTCCAG GTGGGCGACGGGGACAGCGACCACCTGTGCTGGGAGCGCGCCGAGGACATGTCGACGCCGAGGACGGCGTTCAAGATCGACACGAACCACCCGGGATCCGACGTCGCCGGCGAGACGGCGGCCGCGCTGGCCGCGGCGGCCAAGGCCTTCCGGCCGTACGACTCCATGTACGCggacctgctgctgctgcacgcCAAGCAG CTCTTCACATTCGCCGACACGTTCAGAGGCAGATACGATGACTCCCTGCAGAGCGCCAAGAAGTTCTATCCTTCTGAATCTGGCTACCAG GATGAGCTGCtctgggcggcggcgtggctgtACGAGGCCACCGGCGACGAGGAGTACCTGCGGTACGTGTCCCAGAACGCGGAGGCCTTCGGCGGGACGGGCTGGTCCGTGCTCGAGTTCTCCTGGGACAACAAGTACGCCGGCCTCCAGGTGCTCCTCTCCAAGGTGCTCTTCcagggcgccggcgccggcgccagcgCCTACGCTGACACGCTGAAGCAGTTCCAGGCCAAGGCCGAGTTCTTCCTCTGCGCCTGCCTCCAGAAGAACAACGGCCACAACATCAAGCTCACCCCCGGCGGGCTCCTGTACGTGGACGACTGGAACAACATGCAGTACGTGAGCTCCTCCACCTTCCTCCTCACCGTCTACGCCGACTACCTCGCCGTGTCGCGCGGCGCGCTCAAGTGCCCCGACGGCGAGGTCAAGCCCGCCGAGATCGTCAGGTTCGCCAAGTCCCAGGTGGACTACGTCCTGGGCAAGAACCCCAAGGGCATGAGCTACATGGTCGGCTACGGCAGCTACTTCCCGACGCACGTGCACCACCGCGGCGCCTCAATCCCGTCCGTCTCCGCCGTCAAGTCGATCGTCGGGTGCATGGACGGCTTCGACAAGTACTACAACAGCAAGGGCGCCGACCCCAACGTGCTCCACGGCGCCATCGTCGGCGGGCCCGACGCCAACGACGGCTTCGTCGACGACCGCTGCAACTACCAGCACGCCGAGCCCACCATCGCCGGGAACGCACCCATCTGCGGCGTCTTCGCCCGCCTCGCATCCGAACCGGCCGGCGCCTCCG ATAACAGCCCGGCGCCTGCTTACTCGCCGCCTCACGATTCTTCGCCATCAAAGG GCTCTCTGCTGGAGTTGGTGCACACGGTGAGCAACTCGTGGACGACGAACGGCGTGGAGTACTACCGGCACGTCGTGACGGCCAAGAACACGTGCGGCCACCCCATCACGTACCTGAAGCTGCACATCAAGGAGCTGTCCGGGCCCATCTACGGCGTGTCCGCCGCCAAGGAGAAGGACGCGTACGAGTTCCCCCCGTGGCTCACCCGcctcggcgccggcgagcagctCACCATCGTCTACATCCAGGGCGGCCCCGCGGCCAAGATCTCCGTGGTCAACTACAAGACCGCTTGA